From Timaviella obliquedivisa GSE-PSE-MK23-08B:
TTCAAGTCGCTATTGATTATGCGGGTTGGCAATTGAGGATTGATTGATACACTTCGATCATTCGGATTGCGATTTTGTCCCAGGTATAGTTTTCTATAATGAGTTGCTGGGCGCGATCGCCCATGGCTTTGGCTTCGTCGGGATATTTGAGGCAGTGGATGAGGGCGTCGGTGATCGCATCTGCGCTAATATCAACAACATGAGCAGCATGAGCAATTAAAGCTTCAGGAAAATTACAACTTGTTGTAATAACACAAGGTAATCCTGATGCCATAGCTTCTAAAACTGATACACTGAATCCTTCTGAATAAGAAGGTGCAACATATAAGTCGGCAGCTGCAAGTGCACCTGATTTTAGCGAGCCTGTAATCATGCCTGTTACGGTAGTTGCATCCAAGCATCCTACCTGCGTAAAGTATTTTTCGACTGTGGGCAGAAAACCTATGCTATCTGGACCTGCGATAACTAAGTGAGTTAGAGGAAACAGAGCATGGACTTTAGCAAAGGCAGGCGCGAGTAGGTCTAGTCCTTTTTTAGGATCAAGGCGACCTAGGAAAAGGATAAGTATTTTATTACGGGTGCGAGGAAAATGTTGGTAGAACGTTTCTGGATTAGACGAATGCTCAAAATCTCGACGACAAATACCGTTGGGGACTACAACAGCATGGTTAAATCCGAGTGCCTTAAGCTGATTGGATTCCGCAATTGTGAGCGCTTGAACCGCAACAGCACTATTTAGAGTTGAGTTCTCCAAAAATTGATAGTAGATTCTTTTCTTCCAAGCTTTGTAGCCTAATGCCCAAGGCTCTAGCATCCCATGAGGTGTCGCTAGATATGGAACATTACGAAACTGACAGACTTTCTGAGCCGCTGATATTAAAGGTGCAAAAATGGCATGAGTATGCACTAGATCATATTCTGCTACATGTTTAAACAACCAATAGATTAGAGAAGGGCTAACAATAAAATCATTTATATTCCAGCTTGCGAAATATCGAACTCGATATCCAGAGCAATAAATCCAAGTATCTAAAGGAACGTCTAAGGTGTTAGAGTCATTTGCATGGGTTGTAATAAGATCTACAGAGACATTGAGTGCACCAAGCTCTTTTACGATCTCGGTTACGACTGTGGCAACTCCGCCGTAAATCGAACTAACATACGGCGTGATGACTAAAATTTTCATGAGTAGCGTCTCAAAGGGCTAGGTACGATTTATGGCATGACGAACTGCTCTGATTAGACCTTGGGCAAGGTAGTCAGGCGAAAATTTTTGAATATGGCTTAAAGAAGCTTGACCAAATTTAGTAAGATCTAATTCTCCTGAACTCATCTTCAGCATGAGTTCAGCTAGTGCTTTAGGATGTTCTGGGTCAAAGCCAAAACCATTAACTCCTTCAATCACTAAATCCTCAAAGCATCCACAGCGGTTAGAGACCAAGACGGGTAGCCCTGCTGCCATTGCTTCATTGACAACAAGTCCCCATTGCTCATGGGTGCTGGCATGGATGAAACAACCTGCATGGGCAAAGTAAGGCAACTGCTCGTTTTGCTGAAGAAAACCAGGTAGGTGTATACAGCTTGCTAAACCCAGATCTTGAATTTGCTTTTCAAGCAGCGATCGCAACTCTCCATCGCCACACAACACTAAATCCCACGATTTATCTCCTGCCATTTGGCGATAGGTAGCGTAGGCACTGATAATTGATGGAAGATTTTTTTTGTGGACAAACCGATTAATCGTCAGAAAATAAGGCTTTTGTAGGGGTTTTAGGAGAGTGCGAATATGGCTGGGATGAAAGGTTCCGTTGCCTACCACGTTATATCCGAGGAAGATTGATTCATCATCCATGCCTAGTTGTATGAGGTAGCGTTTCTGTGGCTGCCCACCGACTAGTGCTGCCTGATATTGGCTAATGAGTAATCGCTTCAGGTTCTCTTTCCAGGATGAACGAACGAAATCGGCTTCAGTTGTTTCAGAAAAGAGAATTGTAGGTTTGTGGAGCCAGCGACACCACAGAAGTGCAGCCAGCATCGCAGGGCGTGCGTAGCCAGAAATGGCA
This genomic window contains:
- a CDS encoding glycosyltransferase, whose protein sequence is MKILVITPYVSSIYGGVATVVTEIVKELGALNVSVDLITTHANDSNTLDVPLDTWIYCSGYRVRYFASWNINDFIVSPSLIYWLFKHVAEYDLVHTHAIFAPLISAAQKVCQFRNVPYLATPHGMLEPWALGYKAWKKRIYYQFLENSTLNSAVAVQALTIAESNQLKALGFNHAVVVPNGICRRDFEHSSNPETFYQHFPRTRNKILILFLGRLDPKKGLDLLAPAFAKVHALFPLTHLVIAGPDSIGFLPTVEKYFTQVGCLDATTVTGMITGSLKSGALAAADLYVAPSYSEGFSVSVLEAMASGLPCVITTSCNFPEALIAHAAHVVDISADAITDALIHCLKYPDEAKAMGDRAQQLIIENYTWDKIAIRMIEVYQSILNCQPA
- a CDS encoding glycosyltransferase family 4 protein, producing MSLKVALLFSNYGPYHLARIEGFFNAVQIHQWQVCGIELARSETEYPWQTEISSLPFPIYAVLPDRRIEQVSFLTLVKSLHQLLNQVQPDVIAISGYARPAMLAALLWCRWLHKPTILFSETTEADFVRSSWKENLKRLLISQYQAALVGGQPQKRYLIQLGMDDESIFLGYNVVGNGTFHPSHIRTLLKPLQKPYFLTINRFVHKKNLPSIISAYATYRQMAGDKSWDLVLCGDGELRSLLEKQIQDLGLASCIHLPGFLQQNEQLPYFAHAGCFIHASTHEQWGLVVNEAMAAGLPVLVSNRCGCFEDLVIEGVNGFGFDPEHPKALAELMLKMSSGELDLTKFGQASLSHIQKFSPDYLAQGLIRAVRHAINRT